GCCCGGCGCGGCCATCGCGACGCCGATGGCCGCCGGGATCTCGTAGCCCATGCAGGAATAGCCGTACTCGACGTGGTACTGGTCGGACGAACGGGCACGCCACAGCTTGTGGAGGTCGCCGGGGAGGGAACCCGCGGCGTTGATCACGATGTCGTCTCCCGTGACCAGAGCGTCCAGTGCGCCGAGCACCTGCGGCTGCGTGGGGCGGACATCCGGGTCGTCGGCCTCGTACGCGGCGCCGACGCGGTACTCCCAGCGCTCCTTGTCATCGGCGTACTCCGTCTCGTACGCGGGCTCGACGCGCATACCCGTGCCCAGCGCGCCGGCGAGCTCGTCCAGGGCGGTCCGGGCGTCCGCGACCAGGGAGAGACCGGCCATCTTGTGGGCGTCGAGGGAGGTGATGTTGATGTTCAGGAAGCGCACGCCAGGGTTCTGGAAGAGGGTCGCCGATGCGGTGGTGAAGTCGGACCAGCGGGTGCCGACACCGATCACCAGATCGGCGGTACGGGCCAGCTCGTCGGCGGTCGCGGTGCCGGTGTGGCCGATGCCGCCGACGTCGCAGGGGTGGTCGTAGGGAAGCGAGCCCTTGCCGGCCTGGGTGGAGGCGACCGGGATGCCGGTCGCGTCGGCGAAGGCCCGCAGGGCCTGTTCGGCCTCGCTGTGGTGGACGCCGCCGCCCGCGACGATCAAGGGGCGGCGGGCGCCACTCACCACGCGGCGCGCCGCGTCCAGCGCGTCCAGGTCGGGCCTCGGGCGGCACACCTGCCAGACGCGCTCGGCGAAGAAGTCCTCCGGCCAGTCGTACGCCTCGGCCTGCACATCCTGCGGCAGCGCGAGCGTGACCGCGCCGGTCTCGGCCGGGTCGGAGAGCACACGCATCGCCTGCAGCGCCGCCGGAATCAACGCCTCGGGACGGGTGACACGGTCGAAGTAGCGGGAGACGGGACGCAGGGCGTCGTTGACCGACACATCGCCCGCGTACGGGACTTCGAGCTGCTGCAGGACCGGGTCGGCGGGGCGGGTCGCGAACACGTCGCCGGGCAGCAGGAGGACTGGAAGCCGATTGACGGTGGCGAGCGCGGCGCCGGTGACGAGGTTGGTCGCGCCGGGGCCGATGGAGGTGGTGACGGCGTGGGCGGAGAGACGCCGGGACTGACGGGCGTAGCCGACGGCGGCGTGCACCATGGCTTGTTCGTTGCGGCCCTGGATGTACGGCATGGGGGGTCCGGGGAGTGTCTCCCCGGGAAGCACGGTGGTGCCGGACTCGAGCAGCGCCTGGCCGAGGCCGGCCACATTGCCGTGGCCGAAGATGCCCCAGGTGGCGTTGATCAGTCGGTGGCGGCGGCCGTCGCGCTCGGTGTACTGGCGGGCGAGGAAGGCGACGAGCGCCTGGGCGACGGTGAGTCGGCGCGTATTCGTTCCCGAACTCATTGCTGGCCCTCCTCGGCCTCGTACAGCGGCAGCCGGGGGTCGACGGGTTGCTCCGGCCAGGTGTCGCGGATCCAGCCGTGGTCGGGGTGGTCGCGGATCAGCCACTCCCGTGTACTGCCGGGGCCCGCCATCACATTGAGGTAGTACATGTCCCGGCCGGGCGCGGCGATGGACGGGCCGTGCCAGCCGTCGGGGATGAGGACGGCGTCACCCGTACGGACCTCGGCGAGGATGTCCGTACCGCCGGGCTTCGACGGAGAGACCCGGTGGTAGCCCAGACCGCCGCGGTCGATCTCGAAGTAGTAGATCTCCTCAAGCTCGGACTCGACGCCGGGGCGGTGCTCGTCGTGCTTGTGCGGCGGGTACGAGGACCAGTTGCCGCCGGGCGTGAGCACCTCGACCGCGATGAGCTTGTCGCAAAGGAAGGTGTCTGCCGCGGCGAAGTTGTTCACCTGGCGCGAGCAGCTGCCCGAGCCGCGCAGCTCGACCGGTACCTCCGGCGCGGGG
This portion of the Streptomyces sp. NBC_01750 genome encodes:
- the iolD gene encoding 3D-(3,5/4)-trihydroxycyclohexane-1,2-dione acylhydrolase (decyclizing), with amino-acid sequence MSSGTNTRRLTVAQALVAFLARQYTERDGRRHRLINATWGIFGHGNVAGLGQALLESGTTVLPGETLPGPPMPYIQGRNEQAMVHAAVGYARQSRRLSAHAVTTSIGPGATNLVTGAALATVNRLPVLLLPGDVFATRPADPVLQQLEVPYAGDVSVNDALRPVSRYFDRVTRPEALIPAALQAMRVLSDPAETGAVTLALPQDVQAEAYDWPEDFFAERVWQVCRPRPDLDALDAARRVVSGARRPLIVAGGGVHHSEAEQALRAFADATGIPVASTQAGKGSLPYDHPCDVGGIGHTGTATADELARTADLVIGVGTRWSDFTTASATLFQNPGVRFLNINITSLDAHKMAGLSLVADARTALDELAGALGTGMRVEPAYETEYADDKERWEYRVGAAYEADDPDVRPTQPQVLGALDALVTGDDIVINAAGSLPGDLHKLWRARSSDQYHVEYGYSCMGYEIPAAIGVAMAAPGRPVWALVGDGTYLMNPTEIVTAVQENIPIKVVILQNHGYASIGGLSESVGAERFGTAYRYRAPDRTYTGAPLPVDLAANAASLGMRVIRAKTVRDLHEALAGAREADVPTCVYVETETADTVSGAPPAQAWWDVPVAETATRPSAVEARKEYDRQVTARRRHL
- the iolB gene encoding 5-deoxy-glucuronate isomerase, producing MSDEKLQELYVPAGAAARGPYALRIDPEQAGWGYSSLRVLELAPGASHSLAAGDSEWIVLPLTGGCTVHTQGETFELLGRESVFGGVTDFAYVPRDAHAQIASGAGGRFALAGAKCERRLPARYGPAPEVPVELRGSGSCSRQVNNFAAADTFLCDKLIAVEVLTPGGNWSSYPPHKHDEHRPGVESELEEIYYFEIDRGGLGYHRVSPSKPGGTDILAEVRTGDAVLIPDGWHGPSIAAPGRDMYYLNVMAGPGSTREWLIRDHPDHGWIRDTWPEQPVDPRLPLYEAEEGQQ